A genomic segment from Zonotrichia albicollis isolate bZonAlb1 chromosome 21, bZonAlb1.hap1, whole genome shotgun sequence encodes:
- the MED22 gene encoding mediator of RNA polymerase II transcription subunit 22 isoform X1 encodes MAQPRVLPQSKETLLQSYNKRLKDDVKSIMDNFTEIIKTAKIEDETQVSRATQGEQDNYEMHVRAANIVRAGESLMKLVSDLKQFLILNDFPSVNEAINQRNQQLRSLQEECDKKLIALRDEISIDLYELEEEYYSSSYSLCDSNDLPLCEAYWRQDLATLSPESLSMPLAAATAEQSVVTSQSSTPSHPHVNGHGAGPAEHS; translated from the exons ATGGCGCAGCCCCGGGTGCTGCCGCAGAGCAAGGAGACCCTGCTGCAGTCCTACAACAAACGCCTCAAGGACGATGTCAAATCCATCATGGACAACTTCACCGAGATCATCAAGACGGCCAAG ATCGAGGATGAAACTCAAGTTTCTCGAGCAACCCAGGGTGAACAAGATAACTACGAGATGCACGTCAGAGCTGCAAATATT GTCCGAGCTGGCGAGTCCCTGATGAAACTCGTGTCTGACCTGAAGCAGTTCCTGATCCTCAACGATTTCCCCTCTGTGAATGAGGCCATCAACCAGCGCaaccagcagctcaggagccTGCAGGAGGAGTGTGACAAGAAGCTGATTGCCCTGAGGGATGAGATCTCCATTGACCTGTACGAGCTAGAAGAAGAATATTACTCTTCCAG CTACAGTCTGTGTGACAGCAATGATCTCCCACTGTGCGAAGCCTACTGGAGACAAGACTTGGCCACGCTGTCCCCCGAGAGCCTCTCGATGCCTCTGGCAGCTGCCACAGCCGAGCAGAGCGTTGTCACCTCGCAGAGTTCCACCCCTTCGCACCCGCACGTCAACGGGCACGGGGCGGGCCCCGCCGAGCATTCCTGA
- the MED22 gene encoding mediator of RNA polymerase II transcription subunit 22 isoform X2, with product MAQPRVLPQSKETLLQSYNKRLKDDVKSIMDNFTEIIKTAKIEDETQVSRATQGEQDNYEMHVRAANIVRAGESLMKLVSDLKQFLILNDFPSVNEAINQRNQQLRSLQEECDKKLIALRDEISIDLYELEEEYYSSSLCDSNDLPLCEAYWRQDLATLSPESLSMPLAAATAEQSVVTSQSSTPSHPHVNGHGAGPAEHS from the exons ATGGCGCAGCCCCGGGTGCTGCCGCAGAGCAAGGAGACCCTGCTGCAGTCCTACAACAAACGCCTCAAGGACGATGTCAAATCCATCATGGACAACTTCACCGAGATCATCAAGACGGCCAAG ATCGAGGATGAAACTCAAGTTTCTCGAGCAACCCAGGGTGAACAAGATAACTACGAGATGCACGTCAGAGCTGCAAATATT GTCCGAGCTGGCGAGTCCCTGATGAAACTCGTGTCTGACCTGAAGCAGTTCCTGATCCTCAACGATTTCCCCTCTGTGAATGAGGCCATCAACCAGCGCaaccagcagctcaggagccTGCAGGAGGAGTGTGACAAGAAGCTGATTGCCCTGAGGGATGAGATCTCCATTGACCTGTACGAGCTAGAAGAAGAATATTACTCTTCCAG TCTGTGTGACAGCAATGATCTCCCACTGTGCGAAGCCTACTGGAGACAAGACTTGGCCACGCTGTCCCCCGAGAGCCTCTCGATGCCTCTGGCAGCTGCCACAGCCGAGCAGAGCGTTGTCACCTCGCAGAGTTCCACCCCTTCGCACCCGCACGTCAACGGGCACGGGGCGGGCCCCGCCGAGCATTCCTGA